The Elaeis guineensis isolate ETL-2024a chromosome 13, EG11, whole genome shotgun sequence genome includes a region encoding these proteins:
- the LOC140853207 gene encoding patatin-like protein 2, with product MLTAPDDDNRPLFAAKDIESFYKVQSPKIFPQYGGILAPITRMVRALWGPRYNGNYLHKLIRENLGSMRLDQTLTNVVIPTFDVKRLHPTIFSSYEVNLETGVFEPVGNGEGTNEDALRRFAKLLSQERGLRESRSPHVKMPIKY from the exons ATGTTAACCGCACCAGATGATGATAATCGCCCTCTCTTCGCTGCAAAAGACATAGAATCCTTCTACAAAGTACAAAGCCCAAAAATATTTCCACAATATGG AGGAATTTTGGCTCCAATAACGAGGATGGTTAGAGCTCTATGGGGACCCAGGTACAATGGAAACTATCTACATAAACTTATCAGGGAAAATCTGGGAAGCATGCGACTGGACCAAACCTTAACTAACGTGGTTATTCCAACTTTTGATGTCAAGCGGCTCCACCCTACCATTTTCTCCAGCTATGAGGTGAACCTGGAGACAGGTGTGTTTGAACCAGTAGGGAATGGAGAAGGAACAAACGAAGATGCTCTTAGAAG GTTTGCTAAACTCCTTTCACAAGAAAGAGGACTTCGTGAGTCAAGATCTCCGCATGTGAAAATGCCCATAAAATATTAA